Proteins encoded within one genomic window of Granulicella pectinivorans:
- a CDS encoding bifunctional metallophosphatase/5'-nucleotidase: MDWTRSAVMAAVFLAANGLGAQAHPVSVQVLAINDLHGNLEPPRGNDGRVNGVAAGGTEYLATHLKNAEKENPNSIVVAGGDLFGASPLLSALSEEKPAIEAIEAMHVAVTALGNHELDHGPDVLLERLKGAKIEYLAANVVREKSFMPSTTVRTVGGVKIGFIGEILEDAPSVIAAQSIRGMKFLEESRVANEAAAKLERQGVHTIVLLIHEGGFQHPEGGAPVDPNGCVHFKGEIADLAEKLSPSIKVVISAHTHANYNCQIAGHTVTSAGAYGRLFTKLNLSIDPKTDQLLSVNATNVVVTRDVEKDAEQTAIIAKYKPVVDQVSRRPEGSITAAISRKARSSDGESESGESQMGDVIADAQLAATSAPDKGGAVIAFMNSGGIRAELPGPARDVSFGELYAVQPFGNHLTVHTMTGAALKRLLEGQFAGSGNAQIMQVSDGFTYQYRTHAAPGEHIVPGSVKLNGKPIGDTDVLRIEASDFMAGGPAFHEATDGMIGPVDVDALVEYFKAHSPVAPGPQNRIVRVD; encoded by the coding sequence ATGGATTGGACGCGTTCTGCGGTGATGGCGGCGGTGTTTCTGGCCGCGAATGGGCTGGGGGCACAGGCGCATCCGGTGTCGGTGCAGGTGCTGGCGATCAACGATCTGCATGGGAACCTGGAGCCGCCTCGAGGGAATGACGGGCGCGTAAACGGCGTTGCCGCAGGGGGTACGGAGTACCTGGCGACGCACCTGAAGAACGCCGAGAAGGAAAATCCGAACTCCATCGTGGTGGCGGGCGGGGATCTGTTTGGCGCCTCGCCTCTGCTTTCGGCGCTCTCGGAGGAGAAGCCGGCCATCGAGGCGATCGAGGCGATGCATGTTGCGGTGACTGCGCTGGGGAATCATGAGCTGGACCACGGCCCGGACGTACTGCTGGAGAGGCTGAAGGGCGCGAAGATCGAATACCTGGCGGCGAATGTCGTTCGGGAGAAGAGCTTTATGCCCTCGACGACGGTGCGGACCGTGGGTGGGGTGAAGATCGGCTTCATTGGCGAGATTCTGGAGGACGCGCCCTCGGTGATCGCCGCGCAATCGATCCGGGGGATGAAGTTCCTCGAAGAGAGCAGGGTTGCGAATGAGGCGGCGGCGAAGCTCGAACGGCAGGGAGTTCATACGATTGTGCTGCTGATCCATGAGGGCGGATTCCAGCATCCGGAGGGCGGCGCGCCGGTTGACCCCAACGGATGCGTGCATTTCAAGGGCGAGATTGCCGATCTCGCGGAAAAGCTGTCTCCCTCGATCAAGGTCGTCATCAGCGCCCACACCCACGCGAACTACAACTGCCAGATCGCGGGACACACCGTTACCAGTGCGGGGGCTTATGGACGGCTGTTCACCAAGCTGAATCTTTCCATCGACCCGAAGACCGACCAACTGCTGAGCGTCAATGCGACGAACGTGGTCGTTACCCGCGATGTGGAGAAGGATGCGGAGCAGACGGCTATCATCGCGAAGTACAAGCCGGTTGTCGATCAGGTGTCGAGGCGGCCAGAGGGGTCGATCACGGCGGCGATCTCACGCAAAGCGCGCTCGTCGGACGGCGAAAGCGAGTCGGGCGAGTCGCAGATGGGAGACGTGATCGCCGATGCGCAACTGGCGGCGACCAGCGCACCGGATAAGGGTGGCGCGGTGATCGCATTCATGAACTCGGGCGGGATCCGCGCGGAACTGCCGGGGCCGGCTCGCGATGTGTCGTTCGGAGAGCTCTATGCCGTGCAGCCTTTCGGCAACCACCTTACGGTTCACACCATGACGGGCGCCGCGCTGAAGAGGCTTCTGGAAGGCCAGTTTGCAGGCTCAGGCAATGCGCAGATCATGCAGGTTTCCGATGGCTTTACGTACCAATACCGGACGCATGCTGCCCCGGGCGAGCACATCGTTCCGGGGTCGGTGAAGCTGAACGGCAAACCCATTGGCGATACGGATGTATTGCGGATCGAAGCGAGCGACTTTATGGCGGGTGGACCGGCGTTTCACGAGGCAACCGACGGGATGATCGGGCCGGTGGATGTGGACGCCCTGGTCGAATACTTCAAGGCTCATTCGCCTGTGGCGCCGGGACCGCAAAACCGGATTGTACGGGTCGATTGA
- a CDS encoding sigma-54-dependent transcriptional regulator — protein MNHVLIVDDEAEIRTSLESILSEEGYTVTTAATAGEALELIRDADYGVVLLDIWLPDKDGLETLGEIRRVEGAPEVVIISGHGTIEAAVRATKLGAYDFLEKPLSLDRTLIVLKNAMKARQMRDDNQEFARQLAVKGPVTGQSVPMKALRQQIKLMAPTNGRVLIFGESGTGKELIGRAMHAESLRKDRVFVELNCAAIPEDYIESELFGYRNSAVPGGPAEKRGTFERADGGTLFLDEVGDMSLKTQAKVLRALDEQRFLPVGASHPVHVDVRVIAATNKDLEEEIARGNFREDLFYRLNVIPFYVPPLRDRKEDIPLLVKEFLQEFGAQYGRPRVEMSEEALGALKQYHWPGNVRELRNLVERVLILNPKANRIEKKHLPMLVYRESPKNAVRGEEFATLLEAREAYERDYILKKLDECHGNVTRAAEGLGLERSHLYRKMKTLGVSVKE, from the coding sequence TTGAATCACGTATTGATCGTGGATGATGAGGCGGAGATCCGGACGTCGCTCGAGAGCATTTTGAGCGAAGAGGGATATACCGTGACGACGGCGGCGACGGCGGGCGAGGCGCTGGAGCTGATCCGCGACGCGGACTATGGGGTGGTGCTGCTCGATATCTGGCTGCCGGACAAGGATGGGCTGGAGACGCTGGGGGAGATTCGGCGCGTGGAGGGTGCGCCCGAGGTGGTGATCATCTCGGGGCACGGGACGATCGAGGCGGCGGTGCGAGCGACCAAGCTGGGGGCTTACGACTTTTTGGAAAAGCCGCTTTCGCTGGATCGTACCCTGATCGTGCTGAAGAACGCGATGAAGGCCCGGCAGATGCGGGACGACAACCAGGAGTTCGCGCGGCAGTTGGCTGTCAAAGGGCCGGTGACGGGGCAGAGCGTGCCGATGAAGGCGCTGCGCCAGCAGATTAAGCTGATGGCCCCGACGAATGGGCGGGTGCTGATCTTCGGCGAGAGCGGGACGGGGAAGGAACTGATCGGACGGGCGATGCATGCCGAAAGCCTGCGGAAGGACCGGGTGTTCGTCGAGTTGAATTGCGCAGCTATTCCCGAGGACTACATCGAGAGCGAGCTGTTTGGATATCGCAATAGTGCGGTCCCGGGTGGGCCGGCGGAGAAGCGGGGGACCTTCGAGCGGGCGGATGGAGGCACCTTGTTTCTGGATGAGGTCGGCGACATGAGCCTGAAGACGCAGGCGAAGGTACTGCGGGCGCTCGATGAGCAGAGATTTTTGCCGGTGGGAGCCTCGCACCCGGTGCATGTGGATGTGCGGGTGATTGCGGCGACGAACAAGGACCTGGAGGAGGAGATTGCGCGGGGGAACTTTCGCGAGGATCTCTTCTACCGGCTGAATGTGATTCCCTTCTACGTGCCTCCGCTGCGCGACCGCAAGGAGGATATTCCGCTGCTGGTGAAGGAGTTTCTGCAGGAGTTCGGCGCGCAGTATGGGCGGCCTCGCGTGGAGATGAGCGAGGAGGCACTGGGAGCGCTGAAGCAGTATCACTGGCCGGGGAATGTGCGGGAGTTGCGGAATCTGGTGGAGCGGGTGCTGATCCTGAACCCGAAGGCGAACCGGATTGAGAAGAAGCATCTGCCGATGCTGGTGTATCGGGAGAGTCCGAAGAATGCGGTCAGGGGCGAGGAGTTTGCGACGCTGCTGGAGGCTCGGGAGGCTTACGAGAGGGATTACATTCTGAAGAAGCTCGACGAGTGCCATGGCAATGTGACGCGTGCGGCGGAGGGGTTGGGGCTGGAGCGGAGCCACCTTTACCGGAAGATGAAGACGCTTGGAGTGAGTGTGAAGGAGTAG
- a CDS encoding sensor histidine kinase: MGTTASRRRVWTIVFGSLSILLLAVLAVLNAFSLRSLKPESPEQILIYYGLSVIAFLLFVAVLVLLVRNVLKLYAEQRSRVLGTRLRTRMLWGSLLVSVVPIVFMILWSYGLMNRSVDRWFSQPVADMRDDANEMATKLALYVGANARSEADSIAAVLPVETLAQGRVDEINVVLLQHEMTLQGGFAIVFRDGKPIASYDMPPQTGMQVREWMPPRLPSDDEITGAATTKLIPSPAAPRGADALAAMTTGQAILETAERSDGPILTIGQKDYALGRAAVKGGATVVAGLPLPDGLAHTMARMRLSTDAYWKLFRGRRELRNLYLILLAMMTSLALFASGWLALHLSKQVTKPVESLADAMQAVAAGDYARRVEQGATDEMGELINSFNHMAGDLENSRAQVERSTIALNAVNATLEARRSELETMLETIPNGVATLDAEGRVVLANRALSEMMDPGGQRPFIGLAMAEIFPAEMLEVLERLMRRSHRMGTASGEMELGSGAIPGSNGTMNLLVTVALLEGSGSERTGAPKLHQGYVIVLENATELLRAQKQSAWKEVARRVAHEIKNPLTPISLSAEQIRRHIDRLGGVLEAESVQSPSVAVIKRCSEVITSSVESMRGLVDQFASLAEFPTARPRPADLNTIVENSLALFAGRLQSIRMVKKMAPGLPLVLADPEAMKRALGNLIDNAAEAMQTSLLKEIRVETCQLESGMIELTIADTGSGLTDEMRERLFLPYFSTKQRGTGLGLAIAAKIIQEHQGTIRAEGNIPAGAKFIIELKPASMMEGVVSDSGQRAAVVGGKG; this comes from the coding sequence ATGGGGACGACCGCAAGCCGCCGCAGGGTGTGGACGATCGTCTTCGGCTCGCTCTCGATTCTGCTTCTCGCGGTGCTGGCAGTGTTGAACGCCTTCAGCCTGCGCTCGCTCAAGCCTGAGTCGCCGGAGCAGATCCTGATTTACTACGGCCTTTCGGTCATCGCGTTTCTGCTCTTCGTGGCGGTGCTGGTCCTGCTCGTCCGCAATGTGCTGAAGCTGTACGCGGAGCAGAGGAGCCGCGTGCTGGGCACAAGGCTGCGCACCAGGATGCTGTGGGGCTCGCTGCTGGTGAGCGTGGTGCCGATCGTCTTCATGATCCTGTGGAGCTATGGTTTGATGAACCGGTCGGTGGATCGCTGGTTCTCGCAGCCGGTGGCCGATATGCGCGACGACGCGAACGAGATGGCGACCAAGCTGGCACTGTACGTCGGCGCGAACGCCCGTTCGGAGGCGGATTCCATTGCGGCGGTGTTGCCGGTGGAGACGCTGGCGCAGGGGCGGGTCGATGAGATCAACGTGGTCTTGCTGCAGCATGAGATGACGCTGCAGGGCGGTTTCGCGATCGTGTTTCGCGATGGCAAGCCAATTGCGTCCTACGACATGCCGCCGCAGACGGGCATGCAGGTGCGGGAGTGGATGCCACCGCGTCTGCCCAGCGACGATGAGATTACCGGGGCGGCAACGACGAAGCTGATTCCGTCACCCGCGGCTCCGCGTGGAGCCGATGCGCTGGCGGCCATGACCACCGGTCAGGCGATTCTGGAGACGGCGGAACGCAGCGATGGTCCTATCCTGACGATTGGCCAGAAGGACTATGCGCTGGGTCGCGCGGCGGTGAAGGGCGGCGCAACCGTCGTGGCGGGGCTTCCGCTGCCGGACGGGCTTGCGCACACGATGGCGCGGATGCGGCTTTCGACGGACGCGTACTGGAAGTTGTTCCGCGGACGGCGTGAGTTGCGGAATTTGTATCTGATTCTGCTGGCGATGATGACCAGCCTGGCGCTGTTTGCCTCAGGCTGGCTGGCGCTGCATCTGTCGAAACAGGTAACCAAGCCGGTCGAAAGTCTTGCCGACGCGATGCAGGCCGTGGCCGCGGGCGACTATGCGCGGCGCGTGGAACAGGGCGCGACCGACGAGATGGGCGAGTTGATCAACAGCTTCAACCACATGGCGGGCGATCTGGAGAACAGCCGCGCGCAGGTGGAGCGGTCGACGATCGCGCTGAACGCGGTGAATGCAACGCTGGAAGCTCGACGGTCGGAGCTGGAGACGATGCTGGAGACGATTCCAAACGGTGTGGCGACGCTCGACGCCGAGGGGCGGGTCGTGCTGGCTAACCGGGCGCTCTCGGAGATGATGGACCCGGGTGGACAAAGGCCGTTTATCGGGCTTGCGATGGCCGAGATCTTTCCGGCAGAGATGCTGGAGGTGCTGGAACGGCTGATGCGGCGGAGCCATCGGATGGGAACGGCGTCGGGCGAGATGGAGCTGGGGAGCGGGGCGATTCCGGGAAGCAACGGCACGATGAATCTGCTGGTGACGGTGGCGCTGCTGGAAGGCTCAGGCAGTGAGCGCACGGGTGCTCCGAAGCTGCACCAGGGATATGTGATTGTTCTTGAAAATGCGACGGAGCTGCTGCGGGCGCAGAAGCAGTCGGCCTGGAAGGAAGTGGCGCGGCGAGTGGCGCATGAGATCAAGAATCCGCTGACGCCGATCTCTCTCTCCGCCGAACAGATCCGCAGACACATCGACCGGCTGGGCGGGGTGCTGGAGGCGGAAAGCGTACAAAGCCCTTCGGTGGCCGTGATCAAGCGCTGCTCCGAGGTGATTACCAGCTCGGTGGAAAGCATGCGGGGACTGGTGGATCAGTTTGCGTCGCTGGCCGAGTTCCCTACAGCGCGACCGCGACCGGCGGATTTAAATACGATTGTGGAGAATTCGCTGGCGCTGTTCGCGGGCAGGCTGCAATCGATCCGGATGGTGAAGAAGATGGCTCCGGGGCTGCCGTTGGTGCTGGCCGATCCGGAGGCGATGAAGAGGGCGCTGGGCAACCTGATCGACAATGCGGCAGAGGCGATGCAGACGAGCCTGCTGAAGGAGATTCGGGTGGAGACGTGCCAGTTGGAGAGCGGGATGATCGAGTTGACCATCGCCGATACGGGTTCCGGACTGACGGACGAGATGCGCGAGAGGCTGTTTCTGCCTTACTTCTCGACGAAGCAGCGTGGCACGGGTCTTGGTCTGGCGATTGCCGCGAAGATTATCCAGGAGCACCAGGGGACGATTCGCGCGGAAGGCAATATTCCTGCAGGGGCAAAGTTCATCATCGAGCTCAAACCTGCATCCATGATGGAAGGTGTGGTTTCCGATTCAGGACAACGGGCCGCGGTAGTTGGGGGTAAAGGTTGA
- the era gene encoding GTPase Era, with protein MPFRSGFVSIVGRPNAGKSTLLNALLGQKLAIVTHKPQTTRTRIQGVVEVPLKKKTATDPGHPAAQVVLVDTPGIHKPDTQLDKRMMQEVHDALEARDAVLFIVDVTHQLPKENPTGKATGRMALSKAEDDFALQLIQRLKQVEGGCPVILLLNKIDTISTAEIMPLIAHWSSLYPFAEVIPISARKKINLDLLLEKVVNILPEGQRYFPKHQLTDQPERFLVAELIREKILLLTGEEVPYATAVVIEKYEEPMVYTNDKGEPKKRPAGAKTPLTKIAAAIFCERAGQKAILIGKQGTMLKEIGTAARKDIESMLGTRVFLELFVKVKDDWRSKANFIEDLDWRRELEHIAAKQAAEEKE; from the coding sequence ATGCCCTTTCGCTCCGGTTTTGTCTCTATCGTCGGCCGTCCCAATGCAGGCAAGTCCACCTTGCTGAATGCTCTTCTTGGCCAGAAGCTCGCCATCGTCACCCATAAGCCGCAGACCACGCGCACCCGTATCCAGGGTGTCGTCGAGGTGCCGCTCAAGAAGAAGACCGCTACCGACCCCGGCCACCCCGCCGCGCAGGTCGTGCTCGTCGATACCCCCGGCATCCACAAGCCCGATACCCAGCTCGACAAGCGCATGATGCAGGAGGTCCACGACGCCCTCGAAGCCCGCGACGCCGTCCTCTTCATCGTCGATGTCACCCACCAGCTCCCCAAGGAGAACCCCACCGGCAAGGCCACCGGTCGCATGGCGCTCTCCAAGGCCGAGGACGACTTCGCCCTCCAGCTCATCCAGCGCCTCAAGCAGGTCGAAGGCGGATGCCCCGTCATTCTTCTGCTGAACAAGATCGATACCATCTCCACGGCGGAGATCATGCCGCTGATCGCCCATTGGTCGTCGCTCTATCCATTCGCCGAGGTGATCCCGATCTCCGCGCGGAAGAAGATCAACCTCGACCTGTTGCTGGAAAAAGTGGTCAACATCCTGCCCGAAGGCCAGCGCTACTTCCCCAAGCACCAGCTCACCGACCAGCCCGAGCGCTTCCTCGTCGCCGAGCTCATCCGCGAAAAGATCCTCCTGCTGACCGGCGAAGAGGTTCCGTACGCGACCGCCGTCGTGATCGAAAAGTACGAAGAGCCCATGGTCTACACGAACGACAAGGGTGAGCCCAAGAAGCGTCCTGCAGGAGCCAAGACGCCCCTTACCAAGATCGCCGCCGCCATCTTCTGCGAGCGTGCCGGCCAGAAGGCGATCCTCATCGGCAAGCAGGGAACCATGCTCAAGGAGATCGGCACTGCCGCCCGCAAGGATATCGAGTCCATGCTCGGCACGCGCGTCTTCCTGGAGCTTTTTGTGAAGGTGAAGGACGACTGGCGCTCCAAGGCGAACTTCATTGAAGACCTCGACTGGCGGCGGGAGCTCGAACACATCGCGGCTAAGCAGGCTGCGGAAGAAAAAGAATAA
- a CDS encoding GGDEF domain-containing protein: MRSKVSPRLVISLAAAIFGLHIVAALFVPDGIFVTSIGLIACHTLAWYVAIRQSSRVSGTMRRRWTLVSVGFALGVLGFSLTLYRQCVLYLPDGIASLQHVALLLRGLPFLMAVVLSKRERSPIFVRLDFAQGALAIAVAFIAFLFAFPNPEGGFTPVSSLLVIDRLAAANLIIALAATFRLFAAGDTSERRFIRIVCGFLWSNALLTGFVNLIVIHRWQASPGSALLVLGDIPVLAMAVVCSLPEAPREHSHSDRSRPSFLESGSSFLFPFAIFLMAASIVPIHFYLGMICVTLSFVLYAVRSTILQTRYLAVQEQLRTANERVRDQALLDGLTGIPNRRSFDQTLSREWKRAQRTAQPMALLLLDVDFFKRLNDTYGHLTGDVCLVEIAGILRTSLAREVDFAARYGGEEFAVLLAGTGPDEAWTTAEMLRRNIEKHRFELRGGEAGPLLSVSIGIASIIPMPPAEGIHDAEHPSVLIAAADEALYTAKRQGRNRCHVYDDREHEPVEHTAVAS, from the coding sequence TTGCGTTCCAAAGTAAGCCCGCGTCTGGTCATCAGCCTTGCGGCGGCAATCTTCGGCCTGCATATCGTCGCGGCCCTCTTCGTTCCTGACGGTATTTTTGTAACTTCGATCGGCCTGATCGCCTGCCATACCCTGGCCTGGTATGTCGCCATCCGTCAGTCGTCGCGAGTCTCGGGCACCATGCGCCGCCGCTGGACGCTTGTCTCCGTGGGTTTCGCGCTCGGTGTCCTTGGTTTCTCGCTCACACTCTACCGTCAGTGTGTGCTCTACCTGCCGGACGGCATCGCCAGCCTGCAGCATGTCGCGCTGCTATTGCGCGGTCTCCCATTTCTCATGGCGGTTGTCCTCTCCAAGCGAGAGCGTTCGCCCATCTTCGTGCGTCTCGACTTCGCGCAGGGAGCCTTGGCCATCGCGGTCGCGTTCATCGCCTTTCTCTTCGCCTTCCCCAATCCCGAGGGAGGTTTCACCCCCGTCTCATCGCTTCTCGTCATCGACCGCCTCGCCGCGGCAAACCTCATCATTGCCCTCGCCGCCACCTTCCGCCTCTTCGCCGCCGGCGACACATCCGAGCGCCGCTTCATCCGCATCGTCTGCGGCTTTCTCTGGTCGAACGCCCTACTCACCGGCTTCGTCAATCTCATCGTCATCCATCGTTGGCAAGCCTCCCCAGGCTCCGCGCTTCTCGTCCTCGGCGATATTCCCGTCCTCGCGATGGCCGTGGTCTGCAGCCTGCCCGAGGCTCCCCGCGAGCACTCCCACTCCGATCGGAGCAGGCCGTCTTTCCTCGAGAGCGGCAGCTCCTTCCTCTTTCCCTTCGCCATCTTCCTCATGGCGGCATCCATCGTGCCCATCCACTTCTATCTCGGCATGATCTGCGTGACCCTCTCGTTCGTCCTCTACGCCGTCCGTTCGACGATTCTCCAAACCCGCTATCTCGCGGTCCAGGAACAATTGCGCACCGCGAACGAACGCGTACGTGACCAGGCGCTGCTCGACGGGTTAACGGGCATCCCGAATCGCCGCAGCTTCGACCAGACGCTTTCCCGGGAGTGGAAGCGCGCCCAGCGCACCGCGCAGCCCATGGCGTTGCTTCTGCTGGACGTCGACTTCTTCAAGCGCTTGAACGATACCTACGGGCACCTCACCGGTGACGTCTGTCTCGTCGAAATCGCCGGCATTCTGCGCACCTCGCTCGCCCGCGAGGTAGACTTCGCCGCCCGTTACGGAGGCGAAGAGTTCGCCGTGCTCCTCGCCGGTACAGGCCCCGACGAGGCTTGGACGACGGCCGAGATGCTCCGCCGGAACATCGAAAAACACCGCTTCGAGCTCCGGGGCGGCGAAGCCGGTCCGCTCCTGTCGGTCAGCATCGGTATCGCCAGCATCATCCCCATGCCCCCCGCCGAAGGGATCCACGACGCAGAACATCCCTCGGTCCTGATTGCCGCCGCCGACGAGGCTCTCTACACCGCCAAACGACAAGGTCGCAACCGCTGCCACGTCTACGACGACCGCGAGCATGAGCCGGTAGAACACACCGCCGTAGCTTCATAA